Genomic DNA from Hymenobacter jejuensis:
CGCTCATCTGGTGCATGACGTAAGCGCTGCCGCCGGTCAGGGTGTAGCCAAACCCATCGATCGTCTGATAGGTCTGCGTCGTATCCACCACGATTGTCGGATCCTGATTAACTGAGGTCGCGAAGTACAGAGACACTTTCTGCTTGGTAAAAAGCGCTGATTTATCGGGGTTCGTCAGCCAAAAGGCGACCTGCGAAGGCACGCTTGCGGTGGGCGTAGCTGGAGGCGTCGGCTGCGGGTTAGAATTCGGATTTTCTTTCTTCTGACAGCCGCTTACGAGCAACAGAGCCAACAACGAGCAGCCGAGCAGCCGACTTTTTAGGGGGAATAAATTCATGAACTTTAGCAGAGAAGAAAGAAAATAGTAGAGATTCAACGAGAGGCTACCAGACGTAGGTGCCCACGGCTCCCGCGTTCAGCGTGGCGGGCGCGAGCTTGCCCTGGTAGCGGATGTTGAACGTTTGGGGCGTTGGCTGGTCGTTCTGCACAATCAGTACTTTGTTGCCGTTGGGCACTTTGAAGGCCACGTTGGGGAGTACGCTGGCGCTCGTAGAAGCAATGCGTACCGAGCCAGCCCGCACAAATTTGCTGGCGTGCGCAATGATATAATAGGCCACGTTGCGCGTCGTTGCGTTGCCGTCGAGCGTGATGGCTCCCAGGCACTCGGTGCAGCCACCCGGCGTGTGCGGATTCTGCTGCGGATCGGATGCCAAGTTCCACTCCAGTACGGTGCGCGCCCAGTTGCGCGTAGCCCCGATAATCAGGGTCTTGACGTGCCAAGCCAGGTTGTCTTCGAACTTGCTTTTGGAGCCTACCCACTGCTCCGTGAAATATAGGTTCTTGTCGGGGTAGGCGTCGTGCACCTGCGAAAGCGCCTCAATTTTGCCGCCGTACATGTGAAACGCCGACCCATCGACGTATTGGCGCGCCTGCGCGTCGTTGAGTACCGTGATAGGATATTCCGGTTTGTCAGCGTTGTGGTCGTAGGCAATGATTTTCGTGTCGAGCTTAGCCGCTCGGAAAGCCGGCCCGAGGCTCTTCTTGATAAATTCTGCCTGCTCGGTCGCGGGCATCAGCAGGCTAGGGTTGTTGCCTGGGTGCAGCGGTTCGTTCTGGACCGTAACGGCGTCAATGCGAATGCCTTCTGCTTTCATGCCCATGATGTACTTTATAAAGTACTGAGCATAAGCATCATAGAATTCGGGTTTCAGCGAGCCGCCTTTCGAGTTGTTGTTGGTCTTCATCCAGGTTGGCGGCGACCACGGCGAACCCAAAATTTTGAGGTCGGGGCCCAGAGCCAAGATTTCCTTCAGAATCGGGATCAGATACGGGCGGTCCGGCGCCAGGCTGAATTGGCGCAGTTCGGGGTCGGTTTGCCCCTCGGGCAGGTCATCGTAGCTGAATACGCGGTCGTCGAGGTCAGAAGCCCCGATGCTCACCCGCAGATAGCTCACCCCGATGTTATTGCCGCTGGTCGTAAACAGTTCTTTCAATAAAGCCGCTCGCTCGCCGGCGCCCATCTTGCTGAGTAGCAGGGCGCTGCCGCCGGTCAGGCAGTACCCAAAGCCGTCGATGGTCTGAAACTTCTGGCTGTCATCTACTTCGATGGTCGGCCCTTGGCTGGTAGCGGTGCTGAAAGCCAGCTTCGCTTCCTGTTTTTGAAACAGCGCCGATTTATCGGGTGAGGTAAGCCAAACTCCTGTGTCAGAAGTTTTTGTCGCGCCCTGGCCCGACAATTGTTCCTGGCAGGCTGCGGCACTGCCGAGCAAGGCCAGCAACAGCGTACCTTGTTGAAAAAGGCTTTTGTATTTGAGGTGCATGCGCAGTTTATAGCTCTAAATTCTAAGTATAGGAAATTGTATCAACGCCGCCAGGCAATTAGGGTTGGGCTGAGAGCAGATGTTGAGTGGCGGGAAGTATCAAAGCAGCCATTTAATCTTCAAATTATTGATATTCATATACTTACCTACACCAAGAATTCATCCTGCTACTTGCTCCACAGCTCCTGAGGGCACTTGGCATCTTAATATACACGGCCGTAGTTTCTGCGTATCTTTAAGAACACTTCCACCCTTGTTGCCTTATGGACTGGATTACGGTTGCCGTGCTGCTACTATTCGGCTTAGCGTTTCTAATCGCCGAAGTTCTGTTTATTCCCGGCACTACCTTGGTCGGGCTGGTCGGATTTCTGCTGCTGGCTGCAGGTATCTGGCTGGGCTACCGCGACTTAGGCACCCCGGCCGGGCACTACGCGCTCGCCCTTTCCACAGTGCTGACCGGGCTGATTCTTTATATAGGCTTGCGGCCCAAGAACCTGGCTCGCTTCGCCCTCACCGACGTCAATGACTCGCGCGTGCGCGATGTCCGCCGCCCCGATGTGCAACCCGGCACGACCGGCCGCGCCCTGTCGGCGCTGCGCCCCTCCGGCACGGCTCTCTTCGACGACGACCGGCGCGAAGTCGTGACGCGAGGCGAATTTGTGTCGGCGGGCACGCCGGTGCGGGTGCTGCGCATCGAGCAGAATCGCATTGTGGTAGAGGCTGCTTAGTCGGCTGGGGCTTGGCTTTTTCGACTATTTACTGCCGAGTCAAAACTACTTGTACATTCGTTGAAGCGGAAGTACTGCTGGCCATTCGGCCACTGAAACCACCAAAACACAAGTACTTATAAATCAATAATTTACCTTATGAATTTACCGATCGTTCCGATTGCCGTTGTGGCCATTGTGCTGCTGGTGATTTTATACTTTTTCCCCATCAGCCTCTGGATCACGGCTATTTTTTCGGGCGTACGGGTAAGCTTGTTGCAGCTGGCTTTTATGCGGGTGCGGAAAGTGCCACCGTCCCTGATTGTCAACTCGCTGATTACGGCTACCAAAGCGGGGCTCGAAGTATCGGCTAACGATCTGGAAACCCATTACTTAGCCGGTGGCAACGTCCCGAGCGTCATTAAAGCCCTGATTTCGGCCGACAAAGCCAACATTCCCCTGACGTTCAAGCAAGCAACCGCCATTGACTTGGCCGGGCGCAATGTGTTTGAGGCCGTCACGACCTCCGTCAACCCCAAAGTAATCAACACGCCAAACGTGGCGGCCGTGTCGCAGGACGGCATCCAACTCATTGTCATTGCGCGCGTTACGGTTCGCGCCAACATCACCCAACTGGTAGGCGGCGCTGGCGAAGAAACGATTCTGGCCCGCGTGGGCGAAGGCATCGTGACTAGCATCGGCTCGTCGCGCTCGCACAAAGAAGTGCTCGAAAACCCCGACAAAATCTCGAAGCTGGTGCTGAGCAAAGGCCTTGACGCGGGCACGGCTTTCGAAATCCTCTCCATCGACATCGCCGACATCGACATCGGCGAAAACATCGGGGCCAAGCTGCAAATCGACCAAGCCACCGCCGACCTTAAAGTAGCCGAAGCCAAAGCTGAAGAACGCCGCGCCATGGCCGTGGCCATCGAGCAGGAAAACCGCGCCAAAACGCAGGAAGCCAAGGCCCGCGTTGTGGAAGCCGAAGCCGAAATTCCGAAGGCCATGGCCGAAGCCTTCCGCTCCGGCAACCTGGGCATTATGGACTACTACAAGATGCGTAACGTGCAGGCTGACACCGACATGCGCGATTCCATTGCCAACCCCGGCAACCAAAGCAGTAGCAGCAAACCGGGCCGCGATGAAACACGCCTGAGCTAGTTTTCACGATCCTACAAAAAGCCGCAAGCCCTTCTCCTGACGTTCGGGAGAAGGGCTTGTGGCTTTTTGTAGGATCGTGTGAGGGCGGCTGGCTTGCCGCCTCAACGCAGTCCCTTTACTTCTTCGTAATCCGGAATTCTACCCGGCGATTGAGCTTGCGGGTTTCCTCCTGGTCGTTGCTGGCGATTGGGTTGGCGCCGCCCATTCCTTCCGTGGTGATGCGCGTGCTGCTGATGCCTTTGCCTACCATGAACTTCTTTACCTCATTCACGCGGTCCTGGCTAAGCTTTACGTTCAGCTGCGGATCGCCTTGGTTGTCGGTGTGGCCTTCCAGCTTGATTTCCAGGGCCGGATATTCCTTCATAATTTTCACCAGGCGCAGCAGCTCCGGGAAAGAATTTTCGCGCAAGTAATACTTGCTCTGGGTGAAGAAAATGTTGTTGAGCTTGATGGTCTGTCCCACGGCAAACGGCACCAGGAACAAGTCTTGATTGACCTCAGAATACTTGTCCCGGTCCACTACGTCCAGGTTGTCGCTTTCGGCCAGATAGTCCTTCGCTTCGGCCCGATACCCATACTGCACGCCCGAAGGCAGCACGATGGTGTAAGAACCGTCCACGGGGTTAGTTTCTGCAACCCCGATTTCTTCGCCCGTCAGCAGGTTTTCATAGTGGATTACGGCCATAACGGGCTTTTTGGTCGAAGCATCCAGTACCTGCCCGCGTACGAGCGTTACGACTTCGGGCTTAAACTGCGGCGTCAGGTTGATGCGGAAAATGTCGCGCGAGTTGCTGATGCCGTTGCGGGAAGAAACCAGGAAAGCTTCGTCACCGGCGGCTGAAAGCGTGAAATAGGCGTCGAAATCCGGCGAGTTGATGCTGGAGCCCAAGTTGCGCGGGGCCGTCCAGTTGGTCCAGGTATCGTCGAGGCGCTTGCTGTAGAAAATGTCGCTTTTGCCGTAGCCGCCGTGGCCTTCCGAAGCGAAATACAACGTCTTGCCATCGGCCGCCAGAAACGGCGCAAAGTCCGCTTTTTTGGAATTGATGGCGCCGCCTAAGTTGCGCGGCTTGCTCCACGTCGAGCCATCTTCGTTCAGAAAGCTTACGTACAAGTCCTGCTCGCCTTTGGTATCGTTGCGCTCCACGGCCATCAACAGCACCTTGCCCGACGTACCCAGGAAGAAGTCGATGTTCTCCTTGTCGTTGTTGTAGAAGTCGTCGATTTCCATTTTCACCGGCAGCGTCCAGCCCGTACGGGTGCGCTTGGAAAGCGAAGCACCCTGTCGGTCAAACGAGCCATCGGGCTTGTAGAGGCTAATCAGCACGGCCGCATTGCCGTCCGTAGATACCGACGCCACCCCGTTGCCTTCGGCATTGTTGATGGGAGCCCCAATGTTTTTGGCGGGGCTAAACGCCTTGGTTTTGGCGTTGGCCAGAGTTGAATACCATACGTCCTGCGGGTCGTTGGTGCCGCCCACGTTTTGGGGATGCTCTTGTCGGGCAAAAAACAGCGTCCGGCCATCCGGCGAGATAACCGGGTGAGTATCAACGTATTTTGAATTCACGTTGGGTCCCAAGCTTACCATCGACGAGTCGAAGCTAACCGCCGCGGGCTGGCCCTGGAATTCTTTCTTTACCATGGTTTCAACCACATCGGCAATGCCAATGGCATCGATTTGGTTGACGCCGTTGACTTTGGCCGTGTTCATGGTCACGGCCACACCGATGGTCCGGTAGGTAGCCGCCGGAAACGTAACCTGCAGAGAGCGAAAGGTTTCCGGAATCGGACCGGGATTTTTATTTTCGTAAACCTGGTGCCGCTCGCCGCGGGTGTCTATCAGCTCAATTTTAGTAATGGAGCCAGGGTTGAAGTTCTCGACAACAGTTACTTGCTTGGCTATCAACGATTTAACGAATTTAACTTCGATCGACTCGTTATTGCCTTCCTTTTTCGGAATCCAGGCTTCGTTGCTGATTTGCCCGAGCGGCTGCGCATTGGGCTCGCCCAATACTTTTTCGGGCGAAAAGGCTTCTTTGCCCTCGGCTTTCTGCGACGATACCTCAACGACCTTAGCGGCCCACACGGCATGTTGCGCTTGCGCGCCGCATGCCACTCCTACACTCAACCCCAACGACAGAAATAGTTTCCGCATACTCATAAACTCGGCAGAACGTGTAAATGCCTTTGGTACTATGAAATAGCCAGTTGCTTCTGCCACCTAGTAAGTTCGCAGATGCTCTTAGGCGATCTCAAAATTACGTAGATAATGCAGGCAAATAGGCTTATGTTTTGTCTAACGCGATACACCAAGTGCACGCTTACCACA
This window encodes:
- a CDS encoding OmpA family protein, which produces MRKLFLSLGLSVGVACGAQAQHAVWAAKVVEVSSQKAEGKEAFSPEKVLGEPNAQPLGQISNEAWIPKKEGNNESIEVKFVKSLIAKQVTVVENFNPGSITKIELIDTRGERHQVYENKNPGPIPETFRSLQVTFPAATYRTIGVAVTMNTAKVNGVNQIDAIGIADVVETMVKKEFQGQPAAVSFDSSMVSLGPNVNSKYVDTHPVISPDGRTLFFARQEHPQNVGGTNDPQDVWYSTLANAKTKAFSPAKNIGAPINNAEGNGVASVSTDGNAAVLISLYKPDGSFDRQGASLSKRTRTGWTLPVKMEIDDFYNNDKENIDFFLGTSGKVLLMAVERNDTKGEQDLYVSFLNEDGSTWSKPRNLGGAINSKKADFAPFLAADGKTLYFASEGHGGYGKSDIFYSKRLDDTWTNWTAPRNLGSSINSPDFDAYFTLSAAGDEAFLVSSRNGISNSRDIFRINLTPQFKPEVVTLVRGQVLDASTKKPVMAVIHYENLLTGEEIGVAETNPVDGSYTIVLPSGVQYGYRAEAKDYLAESDNLDVVDRDKYSEVNQDLFLVPFAVGQTIKLNNIFFTQSKYYLRENSFPELLRLVKIMKEYPALEIKLEGHTDNQGDPQLNVKLSQDRVNEVKKFMVGKGISSTRITTEGMGGANPIASNDQEETRKLNRRVEFRITKK
- a CDS encoding NfeD family protein; amino-acid sequence: MDWITVAVLLLFGLAFLIAEVLFIPGTTLVGLVGFLLLAAGIWLGYRDLGTPAGHYALALSTVLTGLILYIGLRPKNLARFALTDVNDSRVRDVRRPDVQPGTTGRALSALRPSGTALFDDDRREVVTRGEFVSAGTPVRVLRIEQNRIVVEAA
- the floA gene encoding flotillin-like protein FloA (flotillin-like protein involved in membrane lipid rafts); its protein translation is MNLPIVPIAVVAIVLLVILYFFPISLWITAIFSGVRVSLLQLAFMRVRKVPPSLIVNSLITATKAGLEVSANDLETHYLAGGNVPSVIKALISADKANIPLTFKQATAIDLAGRNVFEAVTTSVNPKVINTPNVAAVSQDGIQLIVIARVTVRANITQLVGGAGEETILARVGEGIVTSIGSSRSHKEVLENPDKISKLVLSKGLDAGTAFEILSIDIADIDIGENIGAKLQIDQATADLKVAEAKAEERRAMAVAIEQENRAKTQEAKARVVEAEAEIPKAMAEAFRSGNLGIMDYYKMRNVQADTDMRDSIANPGNQSSSSKPGRDETRLS
- a CDS encoding glycoside hydrolase family 30 protein; the protein is MHLKYKSLFQQGTLLLALLGSAAACQEQLSGQGATKTSDTGVWLTSPDKSALFQKQEAKLAFSTATSQGPTIEVDDSQKFQTIDGFGYCLTGGSALLLSKMGAGERAALLKELFTTSGNNIGVSYLRVSIGASDLDDRVFSYDDLPEGQTDPELRQFSLAPDRPYLIPILKEILALGPDLKILGSPWSPPTWMKTNNNSKGGSLKPEFYDAYAQYFIKYIMGMKAEGIRIDAVTVQNEPLHPGNNPSLLMPATEQAEFIKKSLGPAFRAAKLDTKIIAYDHNADKPEYPITVLNDAQARQYVDGSAFHMYGGKIEALSQVHDAYPDKNLYFTEQWVGSKSKFEDNLAWHVKTLIIGATRNWARTVLEWNLASDPQQNPHTPGGCTECLGAITLDGNATTRNVAYYIIAHASKFVRAGSVRIASTSASVLPNVAFKVPNGNKVLIVQNDQPTPQTFNIRYQGKLAPATLNAGAVGTYVW